TTACTAATGAGAGGCACCGCTCGACATCATTGCTCAAGTTCTTCAACCCATAGTTTGCCACTGCAGCACAAAGTTAAAAAGAtgaaaaacagaacaaaatttAATCTATAATTTTAACAAAGTTACAGAAGACTTGTAAGGATATTTGATATTAACTTATTTTCACCAACTTTTTCTGAAGAGGAACCTTCTGCAGAATCAatctgtcttcttcttctttaacaGCTTTACGTGATGCTTCTGATACCCTATTTTCATCCTTAGGACCAGAAAATAGCTGCTCCTCCTCTTCCTATTACAAACGGCCAatggatttatttatttatttaaagactAGAAAGTTCCCGGTTCAACTACGGTAGCTGGAATAAGAAATAGCACAGGAAATAAGCAGCAAACCCTTAGATCAACCCCGCTAACAGCAGTAACATCATTAAGATGTTCAATGCTTTGATCAGAAAAGATACCGGAAACCTTCTGCTTCTTACTGCAAGGTCACGAGGtcaacataaattttaaattaatagaCATGCCATAACTGAAAAACTGCTCTTGGGACAAAAGGTCACCTGGGAAGAGGTGGTGAAGATGCAATTGCATCAAGAGGCTTCTTCTGACCAGTAGATGTCTTTTTAGAAGATGCCTTGGAGTTGTTCCCGATCCCACCAAAAGCAGTTGTAGAAATACTCTGAGAGACAAAATTACAGAAAGCAAGAGCTTTACTTAATTAATCACCAAGAGGATGAGCATCTGACATATTAAAGGCAAGCATAAGCCAAAAGAGAGAGAGAATATTAAGTCAGGAAGGCAATACTGTTCCACAGGAGAACAGAGTCAATATAATAAGATTAGAAATCAGATGCAGATGTAGTGAAATCAGACATATACGCAAAAATAAGCTCATTGAGTCAATTAACGGCTCTGTTTTGTAGCTAGTTCATTGCTATCATTAAAAGAAAGCTCAAAATAAAAGAGGGTTCTGAGCAAGGAAAAAAACCCACTGGAGTAAGGAAGATTACTAGCAATTAGGCGAGAAAACCACTAGGAGTTTGTTCCGATAAGTTTTTCCCTTTACCTAATTTGGAAGGCTGCCACATCAATTCCCTCTTTATCTCTCTCTTCCACTCGCTTTTACACCAACCACAAGCTTTTGTCCGTAAAATTCAACTCCAACCTTGAGAGAGCCACGTCATGGGTGCAGATGCATACTCATTTTTTCATGTTAACCACTCTCAATTCTTGACCTCTATACAACAACATTAAATTAACCCAACACCATTAAGTAGATCCCACCTAGGGGCTAGGGTGGGGTTTGGAGGgagtacgcaaccttacccttgttaatgataaacTAACAAAgattgtttttgattgattcTTGATAGCAAAcgtcatgtgcaacttcacataaaaagtacacatgatttaatgagccactTTACTTAagtccattataatccgaaaccaaggaactataaatctttggctcCATCAAAATAATGGACATAATTGTTAACCTCTACGTAGATCCAAAAAAATGTCTACCTCTGTGCATTACAAGAGGTATATGCATAAACTTTTTATAAACAGAAGCATATGACACTAATTTAGGCCTGATACTAACAAATCTATTTTGAAACACAGATGACAAAAAGATACCTGAATATCGGTATCCATATGAGATGAAACAGAAGTGGAGGTTGCCACAGTTGCAGTTCTCTTAGATGGAAGGGAATTTCCAAAGTTATGTGTCTCTAAAACTTCATCGTTGGAGGAAGGTATTGGAAGTGATTCTACAGCAACAGGAAAAGAAGGCCCCTGAGCTGAAGAGATTTGAGGCTTTGATTTCTTGTCAAGAGCCTGCTCAAAAGGCTCTTGCTTCACATAACTCATGTTCGATGAAGCACCATTTTCCTGCTCTTTACTTACTTGCCAAGGCACGGAACCGTGCTGAATTGGAGTGGGCATGTTGGCAATGGCTACGCCAGGAATTCTTTTGGTATCATTAAAGACATTCTGCTTCTCAACTTTGGGAGTATTCATCACATTCATAGCCTCGCTTGTACTATCTCCATGAGCAGAACCAAATCCTTGATGACCTTGCCTAGCTTGGGTGTCATACCTATGCATTTTTGAAGCAGGAGGTCGTGTCATGGTAGAAGTACTAAGATTCTTCTGATGAAGCTGTccaaatgaataaggatcagaGACTTGGGGTGCAGTGCCAGTAGGAGGTCTTAGGCGTCGTTGCTGATTAAAGTTATGCGACTGCACCAGAAATTAATTAGGTCCTCAAACACAATAAAGAAGCTTATctataaaaaaagtcaaaagtctAAAATCTAAATACCTTTGCTTGCAACTTGAGCACAGCCCAATTCAGCAGTTGTCCCCCTACAATGCCTTTCATAAGCCTGACGAATCCATCTCTGGGTATCTCATTTTTCTAGTAATCAAGCAAACAATCCTAAAATCAGGAAACTAATAAATCTTCACCGCATTGACTAGCACAGGAAATCAACAAACTTTTATAGGCAGAACATAGAAGCAAACCTTTAGTTTTTCATACAGCTTTCGAAGTTGCATAGCTTTATCATTGTCTAATTGGCATTCAATAATTTTAAGCAAAGTGGCAAAAGATACATGGTTCCCCTGATTAGCAGGTGCAACACTTTGCTCTGGCACTGAAACAGGTCGATTACCAGATCTCTGCATGTTTGAGAGCTGAGATTCATTGCTTGGGTTATGTACTCTGTTTCGTTCATGAACCtgcacatgatttaatccaGAAATCTGTGGTTGCATCAGCATTGAAGGTTGGGGAAATTCCCCAGAGTAAGGTTCTGCTGGTTGTCCTTGACCATCGATTTGCACAGACCTTTGTAATTGCGGAAGAGAACCACGAGGTGCCTGAGAGACATTTACTTTTTGTGGATTCTCCTTGCTGGATTCGTGTTCCTTCATCTCCCCTTCAGAGGATTGCTGCTGCTCTTGACTACTTAAACATTGCTGATGCGGCTGGTTGCCATTGTTTTGCTCTTCGCTAGAAGGCTGCCACTGTGAATACGTCTGACTAGATGTTTGATTGTTGTCTTGAGAGGATGCTGCAATCATCACAACAGTATACATAAAAATGTGATAATTGATACAGTCACAGATAAACAGAAGAGACATTGAATCAGGAATATTTCTGATGTCACTCATACACAGATGCTTGGTTTAGGATTATTATGGACTACAATAAGATGGCTTATCAAATCATATGCGATTCTTATTTATGATAAGTAGCAATTTGTGTTTGGCTGTTGGAATCAAGGGACAACActaaacaacctctttgttataaGGGTAAGGATGCATACATTAGATTCTCCCTCATCTTGCCTACATGAGAGCCACTTTAGTGATATTGAGGTGATGTAATGTTGGTGTATTCAACcgcaaataattttaagaaaatatgaaGATATGTCACAAGAGCAAACAGGTGACAAAACAAGGATCTGTAATTTACCACAAGAAGGCAAAGTAAAACCTATTGTTCAGTCTGGAAATCATGATTAAGATGTAGCATTTAATGAAACAACAAATATCAAACTTAACTAGGTATATTGCATCCACAAACAGTACTATTCATCTTTTTTTAACTCAAATTCCCCATCTGAATCCTAATTCATGAGCAAGAATGCCGTTATTGGTTACTTTGATCAAACTAGAAAGTTTCCATAGGCAAGTCAAAAACTAGAATTAGTATCAATGACAGGATTAAACAACAACGCAATGCCAAAGCCATAGTCTAACAAAAACATATCATTTTCCGACAATATTCCCACATATCATAGTTCAAATTGATAGCAAAAAATATAGGGTAAAAAACTTGGTAAAACCTGAATGAGCAGGCTGAGAAGTGGCGACACCACCTTTTATATCCCTGTTTAAAACAGCAGTAAGTGCCTCGACATCTGCTCCAGAATGCATGGTTTCATCCTAAAATTCATTCATCCCACAATAGATGAGATTCGAAATTATCAACATTTTACCCAAGAAAGTGAAAAACTTTGGCACATTTAGCGCCAAAAGTGAGAAATAATACCTCATCCTCTTCAAGAAGCTTTATTATAGAAGAATCCATTTCAAAACCGATATTCAATCCAAAATTTCtatcaaaatagaaaaatgtaAATGCAATGCACCATTTAAGTACATTAAAAAAAGCTATTAATTCTCATCGGGTTAAACCTAAATTACGAAGACATCACAAATTTCTATTTACAAATTAATTTCCAGACATGTACACGGTAAATTGCTAACAGAAAACTCAAACCtgaaaattgcaacttaatcgGAGGGCCAAAAGCAggaaaaataactttttatagaaagAACGTAAATTCATACCTCTCAAAGAATTGATTCTTTGAGTAGTTTGAATTGAAATTCGCCCAAAAAATAATCatgaaaataaatcaaagagcgAAAAGGGATGTGATGCAATGAGCGCGAATAATTAACCTGATGTTTTGAtgttttctatctaaattgttCATAAATAGACAAAAGCAAAAGGAGAGAAAAGGAAAACAAACCTACTACCAATACACCATGGGAAGAATATAGCTGAATAAAATACAAGAGATAATGGAGCTCAACCTTAATGGCGATTTGGAGTTTTCAACCTTCTCTGCAGTTTGATCTTTTGTTTACGGGACTCTCGATTTTGTATTTGTGAGAGAAGGCACTGTATAtatacttaattaaaaatttaaaaattttcaattttacccTGAcgtttttgaattttaatttttctttatttttttattaccgGTAAATTGGAAGAGGAGTTAgtgaaattttatataaaagacGGTACTTACTTCAATTGTAATATACTCAATTctcaaattttattataaaattagttaATTCATAATTCATTATATTCTACATTTTTCAATTTAGGTTCACCCTTAAAATTGTGAAAATTGTTACTCttattgttttcatttgatGAATCAATAAAGGATTATTCTATTTAAGGGAAAAgaaatatttacttatttttcagAAGTttctataagttaaaaaaaaattcatatgatattttatttgatttatctcTGACATATAGAATtctattgtaatattttttataactttttatgaAATGCATTAACAAATATTAAGCTTCATACTGTCGTATCTATACTTTGAAAATCATGCAAAAATCAACTTGGATCATCAAACAACTTCGAAGTGagtattttgcttttaaaatgtGCCACTTTCTTATTTTAGATAGTGGTCTTTACCCGAGTCTCTACTACTTCCCAATTCGATATActattgtctttttttttaaaccATCCAATCAACTCACATAGTTTATCAAGTTTTtccttaatctataaattaaaattttgtcaaGTAAAAATCTTGTTTAATACGtctcaatataaatttattaatatcaactttcataaaaaaacaattatcaGACGGTAGGCTGGGAAAAGGTGTTAGGTAAAGTAAGACAAGACTCGATTCACAATTTTTTGTAACTTTTAATTTAATGTGCACAATTAGATACTCCTATATCATGAAGTATAGTGCACATGTATAATAGATATCCAAAAAGAGAACATTTAATCCTTCAGTTGTTCTAACAATCTCTCCGAATAGAGTGTACAAGGGAGCAAAGGATGGGCAACTtgaaattcaacataaaaacataCTGATCTACAGATTGAAGCATTTTGACAGGAAGATCGGAACACAGCGTAAAAGCACCTAGCCTAAAGAACAAAAACAGCTCGATTCATCTACATAAACCTCAAAGTTCAATGCCGAAAAGGAGATATCTCGGTTGCTCTCTAGTACAGGTAGTAATTTGAACAGGGATTATATGGGATCATCACTGAGCAGCCCAACAAGCTCCGATTTCTTCAATTTCGAGAACCCTTTCATGCCTCTAGCTTTTGCAAGCGCTCTCAACTCCGATAGCTTCATAGTATTCAAGTCCTTGAGTTCAGCATGTACCTTTGCTTCTTTCTCATCAGAATCGTCTTCTTCAGCATCCAAAAACTTGGTCTCGGACAGCTTACCAATTGTGGGTTCGTCTATGTAATCAGCTTCCATAACCAACTCTGGCTCAGCCTCTTcgtctttctcttcttcttgtTCAAACTCTAGTCCTGACACCAGATCCATATCCGGCTCCAGATCAGATTCTGATTCAGGATCATGGTCGGTTTCAGAAAGGGTCTCATCAGTCTTGATATTTAGATGCGAAGTAGACACAATTGGCTCAAATCTAACCCTTGGAACAGGAGACCTGCGCCTGAAAGCGGATGGTGGACGGCTAAATGAAGGCTTATTGGTTTCCTGCGGATCTTCCCTAATATTATCGGAATTGAAGCTTTTGCTCCTATCTTCATTGGATTGCCCACTCTGTCTCGGATAATCTAAACTGAATTCGTTGGCACTGCCACCATTAACTTTCCCTTTAACCTGCTCAACTGAATGCTTTCTCAAAAGCTTAAGTAGAGAATCAACTGTTTCACTCTCTTTATTCTTTCCTTTGACGAATTCAAACTTCTTCTCTTCCTTGACCGCTGTTCTTTGGCGAAGTTGAGCCTGAACCTTCCTAAAAAGTTCGACAATTTCCCTTTCCCTATGTCCAGGAGCAGCAGTCGCATGGGACTTTGTGCTATTGGAAAGAGAAAGTAATGGCCCGTTTTTGGTTGATAAGAACTCGGAATCGTCAGGATTCTCAGAATTGTCCCGCTCTTCATTTGATCGATTCCTATTTCGAAAGTAACCAGACCTGTTCTGCCTAGAGAAGTCAGGATTTCTTCTATGACCACTGCTACTTGCCTTGCAGATAAAAGACATGTGCTTCAACGAACGCTTTGGCAATGTAATTTTCACCTGAGTACTTTTACATTCGCTTCGAGGACAAGTTGGTACACTGACTGCCCTTCCAGAAACTCCCAAACACGGAAGAAAGGTGCTTTCAGATGCTCCATAGCCTACAACATGAATAAAGAAATCATGAAACATGTACACAAGTCATTTGCACTAGAATTTAACAAATCCCAAGTCTAGAATCGGAAAGTAAGATCCCAAGTCTCATCTCCATCACTTATTCACCACCATAGTGTACATGATATACTTTACATGTTGGTTCCCGTAAAATTTCTAGCCCTAGGGTAATTCAATACAAACTGAGTAAGCCTCAGTCTTCTTTCAAGCCTCAAAAGGGTTTACAATCCTTGCTATCATTTCCTCAGTTCCTGACTAACACTACCCCAAACAGCTTCCAACACCCATTAACTTACTCTCCACTATCACAAACCCCCCAACATAACACAAAGTATTAGAAAGTAAAGTCAGTACCCTCAGAGAAATTGGTTCTCTTGCAAAAATGTTCACTGTCACATAGGATAGGATAAATGAATACAACAAACTAAAAATCTAATCTCTACTGATCTACATCGACCACCAAATCGCCCAATCTCTCCCTTAACCAATTCACAATCTTGAGCCTGCATATCGTTAGCACCACTGCAAGGGTAATCAtagagaaaaggaaagaaagtgATACAGTGGGGTCTGGGGTGGTAACTCAGTGATGTTTCCAAGAGGTGCTACGCTAAAAAAATCATGGAGATAACATGTGTGGCTCAATAAAAACACTAGATGCATATTTTCGAACCACTAgatcaaaatttaaatataagtaGTGATTTTTCCAAGGTGAAATTTTTGATCTTGCAAAGGCAATTATACTTGATATGAAAGGAAAAAATTCCACATCTAGCACAAATACCTTTGAAGCATTAAAAACTGCCTTGGCATTATCATTAACCTTAAATATATGTTCCATTAACTTTCAAAGTCATACATGATAAACACcccatatcattacgattaatGCTTTGACATCGTTGTATTGTTGCTAGACAAAACCCATTGTTTAATAGTCGCTACTATCACAAAACAAACATTAGTGCAATTCATGTCTGGTTTTCATCAACATGATTACATAGGAGAGCATAGAAAACATCCTAAATGAAGTTTTATTTTAGCATGTCATAGCCATCCCTGTGAATTTGTTAAAAGACAATGACACTTTGGAAAACATCATCAATTTGCCAAATTAACAGGAACTG
This Amaranthus tricolor cultivar Red isolate AtriRed21 chromosome 13, ASM2621246v1, whole genome shotgun sequence DNA region includes the following protein-coding sequences:
- the LOC130798327 gene encoding rho-N domain-containing protein 1, chloroplastic-like is translated as MSRTLNILPNNGQGYGASESTFLPCLGVSGRAVSVPTCPRSECKSTQVKITLPKRSLKHMSFICKASSSGHRRNPDFSRQNRSGYFRNRNRSNEERDNSENPDDSEFLSTKNGPLLSLSNSTKSHATAAPGHREREIVELFRKVQAQLRQRTAVKEEKKFEFVKGKNKESETVDSLLKLLRKHSVEQVKGKVNGGSANEFSLDYPRQSGQSNEDRSKSFNSDNIREDPQETNKPSFSRPPSAFRRRSPVPRVRFEPIVSTSHLNIKTDETLSETDHDPESESDLEPDMDLVSGLEFEQEEEKDEEAEPELVMEADYIDEPTIGKLSETKFLDAEEDDSDEKEAKVHAELKDLNTMKLSELRALAKARGMKGFSKLKKSELVGLLSDDPI